A region from the Chrysoperla carnea chromosome 4, inChrCarn1.1, whole genome shotgun sequence genome encodes:
- the LOC123298137 gene encoding cAMP-dependent protein kinase type II regulatory subunit, which yields MSRAAQRIQVPDELRDVLLEFTISYLLEQPGDVVDFAVEFFTRLRDNRTTQRVEGVADVPSPDESVISREEEPPVARFSTRRKSVFAETYDPEEDEDDGAKVVFPKSDEQRLRLAEAVRNILLFRSLDKEQMQEVLDAMFEKVVEAGDYIIKQGDDGDNFYVIESGRFDVFVTTESGETKQIHTYQDNGSFGELALLYNMPRAATIRASSNGRLWAMDRQTFRRILLKSAFKKRKMYESLIDSVPMLKSLQSYERMNLADALIPRTYTAGQQIIKQGDSADGMYFVEDGQVRITIIRENGQEVEISKIGKGGYFGELALVTHKPRAASAYAEKDLKLAFLDVEAFERLLGPCMQLMKRNINDYEDQLIKIFGSKSNISDIR from the exons atgagtCGGGCAGCACAACGGATACAAGTTCCTGATGAACTTCGTGATGTACTTTTAGAATTTACGATAAGCTATTTATTAGAACAGCCTGGTGATGTAGTAGATTTTGCTGTAGAATTTTTTACACGTTTACGTGATAATCGTACAACTCAACGAGTTGAAGGGGTGGCAGATGTACCATCTCCAGATGAATCTGTTATATCAAGAGAAGAAg aacCACCAGTAGCGCGTTTCTCAACTAGACGTAAATCCGTGTTTGCTGAAACTTATGATCCTGAAGAGGATGAAGATGACGGTGCAAAGGTTGTATTTCCAAAATCAGATGAACAACGTCTTCGTTTGGCTGAAGCTGTACGTAATATCTTATTATTTCGATCATTGGATAAAGAACAGATGCAGGAAGTACTTGATGCCATGTTCGAAAAAGTGGTTGAAGCTGgtgattatataataaaacaaggCGACGATGGTGATAATTTCTACGTTATAGAAAG TGGTCGATTTGATGTGTTCGTTACAACCGAAAGTggtgaaacaaaacaaattcataCGTATCAAGATAATGGTAGTTTTGGAGAATTAgcgttattatataatatgccACGTGCAGCTACAATTCGTGCATCATCAAATGGACGTTTATGGGCAATGGATCGTCAAACATTTCGTCGAATCTTATTAAAATCAGCGTTTAAAAAGCGAAAGATGTATGAATCTCTTATTGATAGTGTTCCAATGTTAAAATCATTACAG tcATATGAACGTATGAATTTGGCTGATGCACTTATACCTAGAACATACACAGCTGGACAACAAATAATCAAACAGGGTGATTCCGCTGATGGTATGTACTTTGTAGAGGATGGGCAAGTACGGATCACAATTATTCGTGAAAATGGTCAAGAAGttgaaattagtaaaattgGTAAAGGAGGGTACTTTGGTGAATTAGCACTTGTTACTCATAAACCACGTGCGGCTTCTGCTTATGCTGAAAAAGATCTAAAACTTGCAT ttttggaTGTGGAAGCATTCGAACGTTTACTTGGTCCATGTATGCAGCTTATGAAGCGTAATATAAATGATTATGAAGatcaattgataaaaatatttggctcAAAGTCAAACATCAGCGATATTCGATGA